In Deltaproteobacteria bacterium, a genomic segment contains:
- a CDS encoding methyltransferase domain-containing protein, whose product MSQKLVEKHWDYSLHAKYYEFRPNYSDRAIDVLANYVGASKGDDYCVADIGAGTGNLSIMLLARGFNVTAVEPNDEMRNIGIERTGQSGNIEWIKASGIDTTLNDNSFDWVTFGSSFNVIDRNLALKETYRILKSRGYFSCMWNHRNLNDPIQNRAEDIIVAFVPNYDRGTRREDQRPVLEQNKDLFNDIFYSEIDFDVDRTIDEYINAWRSVKNKYWDLATEEGNILFQKITDKMREELPHTFKIRYTTRSWTLQKVV is encoded by the coding sequence ATGAGCCAAAAATTAGTTGAAAAACACTGGGATTATTCTCTTCATGCAAAATATTATGAATTCAGGCCCAATTACAGTGATAGGGCGATTGATGTGCTTGCAAATTATGTGGGCGCTAGTAAGGGTGATGATTACTGTGTGGCAGATATTGGAGCCGGTACAGGTAATCTGAGTATTATGCTCCTCGCCCGTGGTTTTAATGTGACGGCTGTTGAGCCCAATGATGAAATGAGAAATATAGGGATTGAGAGAACAGGTCAATCTGGAAATATTGAATGGATTAAAGCAAGTGGTATTGATACAACCCTGAATGATAACTCCTTTGATTGGGTAACATTTGGAAGCAGTTTTAATGTAATAGACAGGAATCTTGCATTGAAAGAGACCTATAGGATTTTAAAAAGCAGGGGATATTTTTCCTGTATGTGGAATCACCGTAATCTTAATGACCCGATCCAGAATAGAGCAGAAGATATTATTGTAGCATTTGTGCCCAATTATGACAGGGGGACTAGGCGTGAGGATCAACGCCCTGTCTTGGAGCAAAACAAGGATTTATTTAATGATATTTTTTATTCGGAGATTGACTTTGATGTGGATAGAACCATTGATGAATATATCAATGCATGGAGAAGCGTTAAGAATAAATATTGGGACCTTGCTACTGAAGAAGGCAATATTCTCTTCCAGAAGATAACGGATAAAATGAGGGAGGAATTGCCCCATACGTTCAAAATAAGATATACAACCCGTTCCTGGACGCTTCAGAAGGTAGTATAG
- a CDS encoding adenylyl-sulfate kinase, whose protein sequence is MKFGTVYWVTGLAGSGKTTIGKSFYGKLKDQKPNVIFLDGDTLRGVFGNNAGHSLDDRRELAMSYARLCKMISDQGIDVICATMSLFKEVHKFNRDNIAHYYEVFIECDMDELIRRDQKGIYSKAIKGDMKDVIGVNLPYDKPEDCDLVIDNTVQDRLNEKVGKITELIAKI, encoded by the coding sequence ATGAAGTTTGGGACAGTGTATTGGGTAACAGGTCTTGCCGGTTCAGGTAAAACAACTATCGGTAAATCTTTTTATGGTAAATTAAAAGACCAAAAGCCTAATGTTATTTTTTTAGATGGAGATACTTTGAGAGGTGTATTCGGTAATAATGCCGGGCATTCTCTTGATGATCGGAGAGAGCTTGCAATGAGTTATGCCAGACTGTGCAAGATGATCTCTGATCAGGGGATAGATGTTATTTGCGCTACCATGTCTCTTTTCAAGGAAGTTCATAAGTTTAATAGAGACAATATTGCCCACTATTATGAAGTTTTTATAGAGTGTGATATGGATGAACTGATAAGACGCGATCAAAAGGGGATTTATTCAAAAGCTATCAAGGGTGATATGAAGGATGTAATAGGAGTTAACCTCCCTTATGATAAACCGGAGGATTGTGACCTGGTAATTGATAATACGGTACAGGACAGATTGAATGAAAAAGTGGGCAAAATTACAGAATTAATTGCTAAGATTTAA